The DNA window CACGGCCAAAGAAATGATTGATTGGTTAATTAAGAATGGAAAGCTAACCGTCAAAGAATTTCGAATGAAGACAGCGATTATGATGAGCTGTAAGCGGGCCATAAAGGCTAACCACCACCTTGATGAACGGGAAGCTAAAGCCTTGCTGAAACGGTTGCCACAATGTGAGAATCCTTTTAATTGTCCGCATGGGCGTCCGGTAACTGTTCATTTTAATGATCAGGATTTAGAAAAAATGTTTAAACGAATTCAGGATTCACACACCCCGTATGCGGATGATTTTGATGACCATGAATTTTAAGGAGGAATTACCTTGTACGAATACTTAACAGGCCTTGTAACCGTTGTTGCACCACAATATATCGTTGTTGATGTTAATGGGGTTGGCTATAAATTATTAGTGGCTAACCCCTATCGTTATCAAGAGGATCGGACTAAGAAGGTCCAAGTATATGTTTACCAAGCAGTTCGTGAAGATAATATTTCCTTGTTTGGCTTCACAGATCAAAATGAAAAAAAACTATTTATGCAATTAATCAATGTTTCTGGAATTGGGCCAAAGAGTGCTTTAGCAATTTTAGCAAACCCTGATCATCAGGGACTTGTTGATGCAATTACTAATAATAATGTTAGCTATTTAACTAAGTTCCCAGGAATCGGGAAAAAGACAGCTTCGCAAATTGTGTTAGACTTACGTGATAAGCTCACTAATGAAAGCAGCAGCTCATTATTTGCAACAACTCAGCTTACCGTTGATGCAACAGTAAATCGTGAGTTGAAAGATGCTTTGGAAGCATTGGCCTCATTAGGATACAAGGAACGGGACATTAAAAAGGTTCAAAAGACATTAATGAAAGAAGAACAAATGGCAACTGATGAATACTTAAGACAAGCATTAAGGTTGCTTAACTAGGAGGTGCAAGACTTGTGGAAAATGATCATGGTATTTTATCAGATCACCCATCAGGAGAAGAAGAAAGCCAAGTGGAGATAACTCTTCGACCACAGAAACTAAGGGAATATATTGGTCAACCTAAAATCAAGCACGAACTAGAAGTATATATTAAGGCGGCCCAATCCCGGGAAGAAGCCCTTGACCATGTATTGTTATATGGTCCTCCAGGATTAGGAAAGACAACTTTAGCGATGGTAATAGCTAATGAGATGGGTGTTAATATCAAAACAACTAGTGGACCGGCGATCGAAAAGCCAGGAGATTTGGTTGCTTTATTGAATGAGCTGAAACCGGGGGATGTCCTTTTTGTTGATGAAATCCACCGGTTACCCAAAGTCGTGGAAGAAATGCTTTATTCAGCGATGGAAGATTACTATATTGATATTGTTATTGGTGAGGGACCAACTGCGCACCCCGTTCATTTTCCCCTTCCGCCATTTACATTAATTGGGGCAACGACACGGGCCGGAATGTTATCGGCACCATTACGTGATCGTTTCGGGATCGTTGAACACATGAACTACTATACTCAAGATGAACTGACAAAAATTATTTTTCGTTCTGCCAAGATTTTCCATACTAGTATTCAAAATGAAGGGGCCCATGAACTATCTCTTCGTTCACGTGGTACGCCGCGAATCGCAAACCGCCTTTTAAAACGGGTGCGTGATTTTGCCCAGGTAGCAGGGAAACAAAGCATTGATTCAGCAATTGTTAAGCAAGCATTATCGCTGCTCCAAGTTGATGATCGGGGCTTAGATGAGATTGATCGGAAAATGTTGTTAACGATGATCAATTTCTACCATGGAGGTCCAGTGGGATTAAAAACAATTGCAGCAAATATTGGTGAAGAAACTAATACGATTGAAGAAATGTATGAACCATATTTGTTACAGATCGGCTTTATTAGCCGTACTCCTCGCGGCCGGTTAGTGACACCGACAGCATATGAACATTTAGGGATTGAATATCCAACTGATAAAAATTGATTGAGGAAAATTATGAGTAAGTTAGAATTTACAATTAATCAAAGTGATGGCCAAGCACGAACCGGAATTTTGCAGATTAATGGACGACAAATTGAAACACCGGCTTTGGTTGCCAGTGGAGATGAATTAGCAAAGTTATCACCCAACCAGCTTAATCAGGCTGGTGTATGCGCAGTTAAGACAAGTGGATTAAAGCGTTGGCTAAAATATGGTTCGATGACTGAAAAATTAGGAGACCTCCACCAACTTTTTCAGTGGGATGGCCTTTTATTTGTGGACTTAGGAACTGAGGAGGCCTATCATTTAGCAAAGCCACGCGGGGAAAAACATGATGGCGTTCGTTTTCATGATCCGGTAACGGGACAACTAAAATTCTGGCAACCAGAAACTGCTCTTCAAGTTCAAGAAGCGCTCGGGGCTGATATTTTTCAAAGCTTTGACCAAGCAACAGATTATTATGCGCCAGTTGATGATTTAAAAGTAGGGGTAAGACAAACTAATGACTGGTTATCTGTTGTTAAGCCCCAAAAAGGACAAGCCCTTGGTTCAATTGTTGGTGGCGGCTTAAAAGATTTGCGGACAGCCAGTATTAAGGCGGTCGATGAGGCTGGGTTAAGCGGCTATCGTTTGAGTGGGATCCCTAGCAGCTTAGATGATCAAGAGTTTAGTCGAATCATTAATGAAATTACGCCTAAACTAGAAGAGGAAAAACTGCGCTACCTCCCTGCTGCACTTTCTTTTGACCAGCTGATAGAGGCAATTTTAGCAGGAGTTGATTTAATTGATAGTAATCTAGCAGCTAAAAAAGCGGCTAATGGGATTGCATTAGTTAATCACGGAGCGACAGTTCTTCATCTTGATCGTCAACATTTTAGCTTCGATTCACAAGTGCTTGATCGTCAATGTGCGTGTGCAACTTGTCGCGCGGGCTATTCAAGAGCATTGCTCCATAGCTTAATTACCAATCAAAGTTTTTACGGTGAACAACTTTTGCTGCAGCATAATCTGTTTACCCTCAATAAATTAATGAGTAGTCTCCGACAAGCAATTAAAAATCATCAAACAAAAAAATTTGTTCAAGAATTATTGCAGAATCAATAGAGCATATAGCTTTTTGCAGTAAAGTTTGTTAAAGTTAATATTAGTTAACTTTTTGAAGGGATGGATAAACCGTGAATAGTTTGAGTAGTTTTGTTCTTGGTGCTGCTTCATCTAATAATGCAAGTGGTTACTCAGGAATTATTTTAATCATCTTAATGGTAGCATTAATGTACTTCTTTATGATTCGCCCACAACAAAAGCAACGTAAAGAACACCAAGAGATGATGAATGAATTACACCCAGGTGATGAAGTTGTTACGATTGGCCGGATGCATGGTAAGATTGATTCAATCAATAAGGCTGACCGGACAGTTACTTTAGATTGTGAAGGGATCTACCTTACTTTTGATATGGTGGCAATTGCCCGTGTTATCAAACGAGCAGATGTACCAGCTAGTGAAGCTTCCCAAGATAATAAAGCTGTTGCTAGTTCTGCAGCTGACAGTTCTGTAGATGCTTCAGCAGATAGCGCTGCTAGTGAGTCTGCATCTGTAGCGAGTGCTAGCGATGAACAAAAAGACAGCGAAGAAAAGTAATTTAATTTAGATGAAAATAGTCGTAAACGAGCGAATATTTTCATCTTTTTTATTTGGTTGTTAATCGCGTTTATTGCTATACTAAAAGATAGTGTTAAATTTTATTCGGGTAAGGAGAATAGCATAATGGCAGATCCATTAACAGCAATTTTTGAACAAATCAAAAAGTACAATAAAATAATTATTCATCGGCATCAACGCCCTGATCCAGATGCAATTGGCTCACAAGTTGGCCTTGCGGAAATTTTACGGGCTTCATTCCCATACAAGCAAATTTATGTTGTAGGGAAGCATATTCCAGGGTTTGATTGGATCGGTGAGATGGATACGATTGACAATCAGACATTTGATGATGCATTAGTAATTGTTACGGATACAGCAAATGCGCCACGAATTGATGATCGGCGCTTTGATAATGGGGACGAGCTTATTAAGATTGATCACCATCCTAATGATGAACCCTTTGGCGATATTATGTGGGTTGAACCAGATGCTTCTAGCTGTTCTGAAATGATTTATAGTTTTTATCAACGATTTGCAAAAGAATTAACTCTTCCCCAGAAGGCTGCCCATGCCTTATATGCAGGAATTATTGGCGATACAGGTCGTTTTCTTTATCCAGCAACAACTCCTCGAACGATGCTAGTTGCAGGTTCGTTAATGGCGGCCGGCGCAAATGCAGCGGAAATTAGTCAGCACGAAAATGAAATTACCTTACCAGTGGCCCGGTTATCAGCATACGTTTATGAAAATTTGCAGATATTAGATAATGGAGCCGCATATGTTATCTTAACCAATGAAATTTTAGAACAATTCGGATTAACTGAAGCCGGGACATCCGCAATTGTTTCTTTACCAGGTCGAATTCATGATGTTCTTGCCTGGGCGATCTTTGTAGAACAAGAAGATGGCCATTATCGCATTCGTCTCCGTTCAAAGGGGCCAACAATTAATGAATTAGCTAAGCAGC is part of the Limosilactobacillus reuteri genome and encodes:
- the ruvB gene encoding Holliday junction branch migration DNA helicase RuvB; the protein is MENDHGILSDHPSGEEESQVEITLRPQKLREYIGQPKIKHELEVYIKAAQSREEALDHVLLYGPPGLGKTTLAMVIANEMGVNIKTTSGPAIEKPGDLVALLNELKPGDVLFVDEIHRLPKVVEEMLYSAMEDYYIDIVIGEGPTAHPVHFPLPPFTLIGATTRAGMLSAPLRDRFGIVEHMNYYTQDELTKIIFRSAKIFHTSIQNEGAHELSLRSRGTPRIANRLLKRVRDFAQVAGKQSIDSAIVKQALSLLQVDDRGLDEIDRKMLLTMINFYHGGPVGLKTIAANIGEETNTIEEMYEPYLLQIGFISRTPRGRLVTPTAYEHLGIEYPTDKN
- a CDS encoding DHH family phosphoesterase; its protein translation is MADPLTAIFEQIKKYNKIIIHRHQRPDPDAIGSQVGLAEILRASFPYKQIYVVGKHIPGFDWIGEMDTIDNQTFDDALVIVTDTANAPRIDDRRFDNGDELIKIDHHPNDEPFGDIMWVEPDASSCSEMIYSFYQRFAKELTLPQKAAHALYAGIIGDTGRFLYPATTPRTMLVAGSLMAAGANAAEISQHENEITLPVARLSAYVYENLQILDNGAAYVILTNEILEQFGLTEAGTSAIVSLPGRIHDVLAWAIFVEQEDGHYRIRLRSKGPTINELAKQHDGGGHPLASGAKAKDEAEIKQVIDELDQLTQSYANQK
- the yajC gene encoding preprotein translocase subunit YajC encodes the protein MNSLSSFVLGAASSNNASGYSGIILIILMVALMYFFMIRPQQKQRKEHQEMMNELHPGDEVVTIGRMHGKIDSINKADRTVTLDCEGIYLTFDMVAIARVIKRADVPASEASQDNKAVASSAADSSVDASADSAASESASVASASDEQKDSEEK
- a CDS encoding tRNA guanosine(34) transglycosylase Tgt; the protein is MSKLEFTINQSDGQARTGILQINGRQIETPALVASGDELAKLSPNQLNQAGVCAVKTSGLKRWLKYGSMTEKLGDLHQLFQWDGLLFVDLGTEEAYHLAKPRGEKHDGVRFHDPVTGQLKFWQPETALQVQEALGADIFQSFDQATDYYAPVDDLKVGVRQTNDWLSVVKPQKGQALGSIVGGGLKDLRTASIKAVDEAGLSGYRLSGIPSSLDDQEFSRIINEITPKLEEEKLRYLPAALSFDQLIEAILAGVDLIDSNLAAKKAANGIALVNHGATVLHLDRQHFSFDSQVLDRQCACATCRAGYSRALLHSLITNQSFYGEQLLLQHNLFTLNKLMSSLRQAIKNHQTKKFVQELLQNQ
- the ruvA gene encoding Holliday junction branch migration protein RuvA, translated to MYEYLTGLVTVVAPQYIVVDVNGVGYKLLVANPYRYQEDRTKKVQVYVYQAVREDNISLFGFTDQNEKKLFMQLINVSGIGPKSALAILANPDHQGLVDAITNNNVSYLTKFPGIGKKTASQIVLDLRDKLTNESSSSLFATTQLTVDATVNRELKDALEALASLGYKERDIKKVQKTLMKEEQMATDEYLRQALRLLN